From Daucus carota subsp. sativus chromosome 6, DH1 v3.0, whole genome shotgun sequence, the proteins below share one genomic window:
- the LOC108228036 gene encoding ERAD-associated E3 ubiquitin-protein ligase HRD1B has translation MMRLQTYAGVSLIATLAVVYHAFSSRQQFYPAMVYLSTSKVSLVLLLNMGLVVMCILWQLTKKIFLGSLREAEVERLNEQSWREVMEILFAITIFRQDFSVTFLSMVTALLLIKALHWLAQKRVEYIETTPSVPMLSHIRIVSFMGFLFLLDSLFLYNSVKYLIETRQASVSLFFAFEYMILATSTVSIFVKYIFYVSDMLMEGQWEKKAVYTFYLELIRDLLHLSMYLCFFLVIFMNYGVPLHLIRELYETFRNFKIRVADYIRYRKITSNMNDRFPDATPEEIDSSDATCIICREEMTTAKKLICGHLFHVHCLRSWLERQHTCPTCRALVVPSENGASPAGSHANVHQHGTNMSNSPSQGSTGDGAPNANISPQQARLRAAAAAAAIYEKSFVYPSPSTLVWSPGYALPVQTDRTVAGSSTGNSNGETISGHNTLKPQFATVGGPADFSFQKPTISSYQASDIDVKFEQYFGSNISDSQLEGQRKLIQRQIEVLQEQLQLLQKPNAEKSTEMDQTTAADKKGKGLASSSSSSSDSDRED, from the exons ATGATGAGGTTACAGACGTACGCAGGGGTTAGCTTGATTGCTACCCTGGCGGTTGTTTATCATGCTTTTAGTAGTCGGCAGCAGTTTTACCCGGCAATGGTTTATTTATCAACTTCTAAGGTCAGTTTGGTGCTTCTACTAAATATGGGCCTGGTTGTGATGTGCATATTGTGGCAACTGACTAAGAAGATTTTCCTGGGGTCGCTCCGTGAAGCGGAGGTTGAAAGGCTTAATGAGCAGTCGTGGCGGGAAGTGATGGAGATACTCTTTGCTATTACTATTTTCAGACAGGACTTTTCGGTTACTTTTCTTTCTATGGTCACGgctcttttgttgataaaggctTTGCATTGGTTGGCTCAGAAGAGAGTTGAATATATTGAAACGACACCGTCAGTTCCCATGTTGTCTCATATTCGAATAGTCTCGTTCATGGGATTCCTTTTTCTACTTGACAGTCTCTTTTTGTATAATTCAGTGAAGTATCTAATAGAGACCCGCCAGGCATCAGTTTCTCTCTTTTTTGCCTTTGA GTACATGATATTGGCAACATCAACGGTatcaatatttgtaaaatatatattctatgtCAGCGACATGCTTATGGAAGGACAGTGGGAAAAAAAGGCCGTCTATACATTTTATTTGGAACTGATTCGGGACTTACTGCACTTGTCTATGTACTTGTGTTTCTTCCTTGTGATTTTCAT GAACTATGGTGTGCCTCTTCATTTGATTCGGGAGCTTTATGAAACTTTCCGTAACTTCAAAATCCGTGTTGCTGATTACATTCGTTACCGGAAGATCACTTCCAACATGAATGACCGTTTTCCAGATGCTACACCAGAAGAGATCGACTC TAGCGATGCAACCTGCATTATCTGTCGTGAGGAGATGACAACAGCCAAGAAGTTAATCTGTGGTCATCTTTTCCATGTTCACTGCCTCCGGTCATGGTTAGAGAGGCAACACACTTGTCCTACTTGCAGAGCCCTTGTTGTACCATCTGAAAATGGGGCAAGTCCAGCTGGTTCCCATGCTAATGTTCACCAACACG GAACAAACATGTCAAATTCGCCTTCTCAGGGCTCAACTGGTGATGGTGCTCCAAATGCTAATATTAGCCCACAACAGGCCAGACTACGGGCTGCTGCTGCCGCTGCTGCGATATATGAAAAGTCTTTTGTATACCCATCTCCGAGTACGCTAGTCTG GTCTCCTGGGTACGCTTTACCCGTGCAAACAGACCGAACTGTGGCTGGCTCTAGCACTGGGAATTCCAATGGAGAAACAATTTCTGGACACAATACACTGAAACCTCAGTTTGCAACCGTTGGTGGACCTGCAGATTTCTCTTTTCAGAAGCCCACCATCAGTTCCTATCAGGCTTCTGATATTGATGTGAAGTTTGAACAGTATTTTGGTAGCAATATATCGGACTCTCAACTGGAAGGGCAAAGAAAACTAATTCAAAGGCAAATTGAG GTTTTGCAAGAACAACTTCAACTTCTACAAAAGCCAAATGCCGAGAAAAGCACAGAAATGGATCAAACAACTGCTGCTGATAAAAAGGGAAAGGGGCTTGCATCATCGTCGTCTTCCTCATCTGATTCAGATAGGGAAGACTGA
- the LOC108227855 gene encoding pentatricopeptide repeat-containing protein At5g27270 isoform X2 codes for MEALKSSFISPLPFSQTPSKPKPPKPTISCSAISPDPWSLSDGNSINKPKPKSKNPKNNLSDDNARRIIKSKAQYLSTLRRNQGSNAQTPRWIKRSPEQMVAYLEDDRNGHLYGKHVVAAIKRVRSLAGRGEGEYDMRVVMAGFVSVLSFREMCTVLKEQKGWRQVRDFFGWMKLQLSYRPSVIVYTIVIRMYGQVGKIKLAEETFLEMLESGCEPDEVACGTMLCAYARWGRHKAMESFYSAVRERGISLTIAVYNFMLSSLQKKSLHVNVTELWRQMVDTGVVPNEFTYTVVISSFVKQGQAEQAFETYREMIKLSFIPEEVTYSLLISLSAKRGDTDETLRLYRSMRSHGIVPSNFTCASLLALHYRNRDYSRALSLFLEMGKYKIAADEVIYGLLIRIYGKLGLYEDAQKTFREIKTLGLLTDEKTYITMTQVHLNSGNFEEALRIMEEMRAKNILFSRFAFIVLLQCNVMKEDVAAAEGTFQALAKTGIPDARSCKDMLSLYMKLSLIDKAKSFIVQVRKDGVNFDEELLKTVIKLYCQENMLKDAEQLIDDLNTIESFRNNKFIQTISLVMHGESVLPDGDDSFEPLDAHGTMAFGMMLSLYMADGNGSGIEEKLKFLLNTPNGLTVASQLIINFIKEGDASKAECLHALLLKLGYTPEDVASASMISLYGKQRKLKQAQEVFAAVADSSKARKLLYSSMIDAYAKCGTSEEAYLFFREETVKGHDLGAVAISMLVNVLTDCGKYRLAENVIRDCFRNNMELDTVAYNTFIKAMLDAGRLHFAASIYEHMLSLGVVPSIHTYNTMISVHGRGRNLDKAVEVFKMAQSRGVALDEKAYTNMICYYGKAGKSDEASLLFRKMREEGIKPGQVIS; via the exons ATGGAAGCTCTAAAATCCTCCTTCATCTCCCCCCTCCCCTTCTCCCAAACCCCATCAAAACCCAAACCCCCAAAGCCCACAATCTCCTGCTCCGCCATCTCTCCAGACCCATGGTCCTTAAGCGACGGCAACTCCATCAACAAGCCCAAGCCCAAGTCCAAGAACCCCAAGAACAACCTCTCCGACGACAACGCCCGTCGCATAATCAAGAGCAAGGCCCAGTACTTGAGCACTCTGAGGAGGAACCAGGGGTCCAATGCTCAAACGCCCAGGTGGATCAAGAGGTCTCCGGAGCAAATGGTGGCCTATTTGGAGGATGATAGGAATGGGCATTTGTATGGGAAGCATGTCGTGGCTGCGATAAAGCGGGTTAGGAGTTTGGCTGGGAGAGGGGAAGGGGAGTATGATATGAGGGTTGTGATGGCGGGATTTGTTAGTGTGTTGAGTTTTAGGGAAATGTGTACTGTGTTGAAGGAGCAGAAGGGGTGGAGGCAAGTGAGGGATTTTTTCGGGTGGATGAAATTGCAG TTAAGCTACCGACCTAGTGTTATTGTCTACACAATTGTGATACGTATGTATGGCCAAGTCGGGAAAATAAAGCTTGCAGAAGAGACCTTCTTGGAGATGCTTGAATCAGGGTGCGAGCCTGATGAAGTTGCTTGTGGTACCATGCTCTGTGCATATGCTAGATGGGGACGTCACAAGGCTATGGAGTCATTTTACTCTGCTGTACGTGAACGAGGGATATCTCTTACCATTGCGGTTTACAATTTCATGCTTTCATCTCTGCAGAAAAAGTCACTCCATGTTAATGTCACAGAGTTGTGGAGGCAGATGGTTGATACGGGGGTAGTGCCAAATGAGTTTACTTATACAGTAGTAATAAGCTCATTTGTGAAACAAGGTCAAGCCGAGCAAGCCTTTGAAACTTACAGGGAGAtgataaaattaagttttatacCAGAGGAGGTAACTTACAGCCTCCTAATAAGTTTAAGTGCCAAAAGGGGTGACACGGATGAAACACTTAGACTATATAGGAGCATGAGATCACATGGCATAGTACCAAGTAATTTCACATGTGCATCACTTTTGGCCCTTCACTACAGAAACAGGGACTATTCTAGAGCTCTTTCCCTTTTTTTGGAAATGGGAAAGTATAAAATAGCTGCAGATGAGGTTATCTATGGCTTACTAATTAGGATATATGGGAAACTTGGTCTATACGAGGATGCTCAAAAAACTTTCCGAGAGATTAAGACACTGGGTTTACTTACTGATGAGAAAACATATATAACAATGACACAAGTCCATCTTAATTCAGGAAACTTTGAGGAAGCTTTGCGTATTATGGAAGAAATGCGTGCTAAAAACATATTGTTTTCAAGATTTGCTTTCATTGTCTTATTGCAATGCAATGTTATGAAAGAAGATGTAGCAGCTGCTGAGGGTACATTTCAAGCTCTGGCAAAGACTGGGATTCCTGATGCTCGTTCCTGTAAAGACATGCTCAGCTTGTATATGAAACTAAGTTTGATTGACAAGGCAAAAAGTTTTATTGTTCAGGTAAGGAAAGATGGGGTAAATTTCGATGAGGAGCTTCTAAAGACAGTCATTAAGTTATATTGCCAGGAGAATATGTTGAAGGATGCAGAACAGTTGATTGATGATTTAAATACAATTGAATCTTTTAGgaacaataaatttatacaaacaATTTCCCTGGTTATGCATGGTGAATCTGTATTGCCTGATGGTGATGATTCTTTTGAGCCCTTGGATGCACATGGTACAATGGCTTTTGGGATGATGCTTAGTTTGTATATGGCAGATGGCAATGGCAGTGGAATAGAAGAAAAACTCAAATTTCTGCTCAACACTCCTAATGGCTTGACAGTTGCTAGCCAActcatcatcaattttattaaagaag GAGACGCATCAAAAGCGGAATGCCTGCATGCCTTACTACTGAAGCTTGGTTACACCCCGGAGGATGTTGCAAGTGCATCTATGATAAGTTTGTATGGAAAGCAACGGAAGCTGAAACAAGCACAAGAAGTCTTTGCAGCAGTGGCAGATTCATCTAAAGCTAGAAAACTTTTATACAGTTCAATGATTGATGCGTATGCCAAGTGTGGAACATCAGAGGAAGCATACCTATTTTTCAGAGAAGAGACTGTAAAAGGCCATGATTTAGGTGCTGTAGCCATCAGCATGCTTGTGAATGTTTTGACTGACTGTG GTAAATATAGACTAGCAGAGAACGTTATTCGTGACTGCTTTCGTAATAATATGGAGCTTGATACTGTAGCGTACAATACCTTCATCAAAGCGATGCTAGATGCAG GTAGATTGCATTTTGCAGCTAGCATTTATGAGCACATGCTCTCTCTGGGCGTTGTTCCATCAATTCATACATATAACACCATGATCAG TGTGCATGGACGTGGTCGAAATCTGGATAAAGCCGTGGAGGTATTTAAGATGGCTCAAAGTAGGGGGGTGGCTTTGGATGAGAAAGCATACACTAATATGATATGCTATTATGGAAAAGCTG GTAAAAGTGATGAAGCATCCCTTCTATTTAGAAAAATGCGAGAAGAAGGAATAAAACCTGGGCAG GTAATCTCTTAA
- the LOC108225360 gene encoding uncharacterized protein LOC108225360, whose product MAAFNVVQRRRRAAIADHKRAKHGDPVTGKLKLRAPTIPISGKRKRKLFKKWRRDQKDAIAKGLITMEDVEMAVAEGTSENVSKAPLAFSVKKSLKVKSKRSQKKGKKGKSEKSAEKAAVDVMEFE is encoded by the exons ATGGCGGCTTTCAACGTGGTCCAGAGGAGAAGAAGAGCAGCTATTGCCGACCATAAAAGAGCCAAACACGGCGATCCCGTGACCGGTAAACTTAAGCTGAGGGCCCCAACTATCCCTATCTCTGGCAAGCGAAAGCGCAAGCTCTTTAAAAAATGGCGCAGG GACCAGAAGGATGCTATTGCAAAGGGTCTTATTACAATGGAAGATGTTGAGATGGCTGTTGCTGAAG GTACATCCGAAAATGTAAGCAAGGCTCCGCTAGCATTCAGTGTGAAGAAGAGTTTGAAGGTTAAATCCAAACGGTCACAGAAGAAAG GGAAGAAAGGAAAATCAGAAAAATCGGCAGAAAAGGCTGCAGTTGATGTTATGGAGTTTGAGTGA
- the LOC108227855 gene encoding pentatricopeptide repeat-containing protein At5g27270 isoform X3, translating into MYGQVGKIKLAEETFLEMLESGCEPDEVACGTMLCAYARWGRHKAMESFYSAVRERGISLTIAVYNFMLSSLQKKSLHVNVTELWRQMVDTGVVPNEFTYTVVISSFVKQGQAEQAFETYREMIKLSFIPEEVTYSLLISLSAKRGDTDETLRLYRSMRSHGIVPSNFTCASLLALHYRNRDYSRALSLFLEMGKYKIAADEVIYGLLIRIYGKLGLYEDAQKTFREIKTLGLLTDEKTYITMTQVHLNSGNFEEALRIMEEMRAKNILFSRFAFIVLLQCNVMKEDVAAAEGTFQALAKTGIPDARSCKDMLSLYMKLSLIDKAKSFIVQVRKDGVNFDEELLKTVIKLYCQENMLKDAEQLIDDLNTIESFRNNKFIQTISLVMHGESVLPDGDDSFEPLDAHGTMAFGMMLSLYMADGNGSGIEEKLKFLLNTPNGLTVASQLIINFIKEGDASKAECLHALLLKLGYTPEDVASASMISLYGKQRKLKQAQEVFAAVADSSKARKLLYSSMIDAYAKCGTSEEAYLFFREETVKGHDLGAVAISMLVNVLTDCGKYRLAENVIRDCFRNNMELDTVAYNTFIKAMLDAGRLHFAASIYEHMLSLGVVPSIHTYNTMISVHGRGRNLDKAVEVFKMAQSRGVALDEKAYTNMICYYGKAGKSDEASLLFRKMREEGIKPGQVSYNIMMNVYSTATLHHEAEELFETMQRDGCSPDSFTYLALIRAYTKGLKYSQAEETIRLMRKNGISPSCAHFNLLLHAFAKTGRTKEAAMVFEEILGAGLIPELACYRALLGAYMDYGHVEEGISFYEKITGLVEPDRFIMSAAVHLYQSVGMEPKSEDILKSMKSLGISFLDNLVVGSKAQSI; encoded by the exons ATGTATGGCCAAGTCGGGAAAATAAAGCTTGCAGAAGAGACCTTCTTGGAGATGCTTGAATCAGGGTGCGAGCCTGATGAAGTTGCTTGTGGTACCATGCTCTGTGCATATGCTAGATGGGGACGTCACAAGGCTATGGAGTCATTTTACTCTGCTGTACGTGAACGAGGGATATCTCTTACCATTGCGGTTTACAATTTCATGCTTTCATCTCTGCAGAAAAAGTCACTCCATGTTAATGTCACAGAGTTGTGGAGGCAGATGGTTGATACGGGGGTAGTGCCAAATGAGTTTACTTATACAGTAGTAATAAGCTCATTTGTGAAACAAGGTCAAGCCGAGCAAGCCTTTGAAACTTACAGGGAGAtgataaaattaagttttatacCAGAGGAGGTAACTTACAGCCTCCTAATAAGTTTAAGTGCCAAAAGGGGTGACACGGATGAAACACTTAGACTATATAGGAGCATGAGATCACATGGCATAGTACCAAGTAATTTCACATGTGCATCACTTTTGGCCCTTCACTACAGAAACAGGGACTATTCTAGAGCTCTTTCCCTTTTTTTGGAAATGGGAAAGTATAAAATAGCTGCAGATGAGGTTATCTATGGCTTACTAATTAGGATATATGGGAAACTTGGTCTATACGAGGATGCTCAAAAAACTTTCCGAGAGATTAAGACACTGGGTTTACTTACTGATGAGAAAACATATATAACAATGACACAAGTCCATCTTAATTCAGGAAACTTTGAGGAAGCTTTGCGTATTATGGAAGAAATGCGTGCTAAAAACATATTGTTTTCAAGATTTGCTTTCATTGTCTTATTGCAATGCAATGTTATGAAAGAAGATGTAGCAGCTGCTGAGGGTACATTTCAAGCTCTGGCAAAGACTGGGATTCCTGATGCTCGTTCCTGTAAAGACATGCTCAGCTTGTATATGAAACTAAGTTTGATTGACAAGGCAAAAAGTTTTATTGTTCAGGTAAGGAAAGATGGGGTAAATTTCGATGAGGAGCTTCTAAAGACAGTCATTAAGTTATATTGCCAGGAGAATATGTTGAAGGATGCAGAACAGTTGATTGATGATTTAAATACAATTGAATCTTTTAGgaacaataaatttatacaaacaATTTCCCTGGTTATGCATGGTGAATCTGTATTGCCTGATGGTGATGATTCTTTTGAGCCCTTGGATGCACATGGTACAATGGCTTTTGGGATGATGCTTAGTTTGTATATGGCAGATGGCAATGGCAGTGGAATAGAAGAAAAACTCAAATTTCTGCTCAACACTCCTAATGGCTTGACAGTTGCTAGCCAActcatcatcaattttattaaagaag GAGACGCATCAAAAGCGGAATGCCTGCATGCCTTACTACTGAAGCTTGGTTACACCCCGGAGGATGTTGCAAGTGCATCTATGATAAGTTTGTATGGAAAGCAACGGAAGCTGAAACAAGCACAAGAAGTCTTTGCAGCAGTGGCAGATTCATCTAAAGCTAGAAAACTTTTATACAGTTCAATGATTGATGCGTATGCCAAGTGTGGAACATCAGAGGAAGCATACCTATTTTTCAGAGAAGAGACTGTAAAAGGCCATGATTTAGGTGCTGTAGCCATCAGCATGCTTGTGAATGTTTTGACTGACTGTG GTAAATATAGACTAGCAGAGAACGTTATTCGTGACTGCTTTCGTAATAATATGGAGCTTGATACTGTAGCGTACAATACCTTCATCAAAGCGATGCTAGATGCAG GTAGATTGCATTTTGCAGCTAGCATTTATGAGCACATGCTCTCTCTGGGCGTTGTTCCATCAATTCATACATATAACACCATGATCAG TGTGCATGGACGTGGTCGAAATCTGGATAAAGCCGTGGAGGTATTTAAGATGGCTCAAAGTAGGGGGGTGGCTTTGGATGAGAAAGCATACACTAATATGATATGCTATTATGGAAAAGCTG GTAAAAGTGATGAAGCATCCCTTCTATTTAGAAAAATGCGAGAAGAAGGAATAAAACCTGGGCAG GTGAGTTACAATATTATGATGAATGTGTATTCTACTGCAACACTTCATCATGAAGCAGAAGAGCTTTTTGAAACCATGCAAAGAGATGGTTGCTCACCAGACTCCTTCACTTACCTTGCCCTTATTCGAGCTTATACAAAGGGACTTAAATACTCTCAAGCAGAGGAAACTATAAGATTAATGAGGAAGAATGGAATATCCCCTTCCTGTGCTCACTTTAACCTCTTACTACACGCCTTTGCAAAAACGGGCAGGACAAAGGAAGCTGCAATGGTATTTGAAGAAATTTTAGGCGCTGGATTAATTCCTGAGCTTGCATGCTACAGAGCTTTACTTGGAGCTTACATGGACTATGGACACGTGGAAGAAGGCATCTCTTTCTATGAAAAGATTACTGGTTTAGTTGAACCAGACAGGTTTATTATGAGCGCAGCTGTTCATTTGTACCAGTCAGTTGGCATGGAACCTAAATCTGAAGACATTCTAAAGTCTATGAAGAGTTTGGGAATTTCTTTCCTCGATAATCTTGTAGTTGGATCAAAAGCTCAGAGTATCTAG
- the LOC108227855 gene encoding pentatricopeptide repeat-containing protein At5g27270 isoform X1 yields MEALKSSFISPLPFSQTPSKPKPPKPTISCSAISPDPWSLSDGNSINKPKPKSKNPKNNLSDDNARRIIKSKAQYLSTLRRNQGSNAQTPRWIKRSPEQMVAYLEDDRNGHLYGKHVVAAIKRVRSLAGRGEGEYDMRVVMAGFVSVLSFREMCTVLKEQKGWRQVRDFFGWMKLQLSYRPSVIVYTIVIRMYGQVGKIKLAEETFLEMLESGCEPDEVACGTMLCAYARWGRHKAMESFYSAVRERGISLTIAVYNFMLSSLQKKSLHVNVTELWRQMVDTGVVPNEFTYTVVISSFVKQGQAEQAFETYREMIKLSFIPEEVTYSLLISLSAKRGDTDETLRLYRSMRSHGIVPSNFTCASLLALHYRNRDYSRALSLFLEMGKYKIAADEVIYGLLIRIYGKLGLYEDAQKTFREIKTLGLLTDEKTYITMTQVHLNSGNFEEALRIMEEMRAKNILFSRFAFIVLLQCNVMKEDVAAAEGTFQALAKTGIPDARSCKDMLSLYMKLSLIDKAKSFIVQVRKDGVNFDEELLKTVIKLYCQENMLKDAEQLIDDLNTIESFRNNKFIQTISLVMHGESVLPDGDDSFEPLDAHGTMAFGMMLSLYMADGNGSGIEEKLKFLLNTPNGLTVASQLIINFIKEGDASKAECLHALLLKLGYTPEDVASASMISLYGKQRKLKQAQEVFAAVADSSKARKLLYSSMIDAYAKCGTSEEAYLFFREETVKGHDLGAVAISMLVNVLTDCGKYRLAENVIRDCFRNNMELDTVAYNTFIKAMLDAGRLHFAASIYEHMLSLGVVPSIHTYNTMISVHGRGRNLDKAVEVFKMAQSRGVALDEKAYTNMICYYGKAGKSDEASLLFRKMREEGIKPGQVSYNIMMNVYSTATLHHEAEELFETMQRDGCSPDSFTYLALIRAYTKGLKYSQAEETIRLMRKNGISPSCAHFNLLLHAFAKTGRTKEAAMVFEEILGAGLIPELACYRALLGAYMDYGHVEEGISFYEKITGLVEPDRFIMSAAVHLYQSVGMEPKSEDILKSMKSLGISFLDNLVVGSKAQSI; encoded by the exons ATGGAAGCTCTAAAATCCTCCTTCATCTCCCCCCTCCCCTTCTCCCAAACCCCATCAAAACCCAAACCCCCAAAGCCCACAATCTCCTGCTCCGCCATCTCTCCAGACCCATGGTCCTTAAGCGACGGCAACTCCATCAACAAGCCCAAGCCCAAGTCCAAGAACCCCAAGAACAACCTCTCCGACGACAACGCCCGTCGCATAATCAAGAGCAAGGCCCAGTACTTGAGCACTCTGAGGAGGAACCAGGGGTCCAATGCTCAAACGCCCAGGTGGATCAAGAGGTCTCCGGAGCAAATGGTGGCCTATTTGGAGGATGATAGGAATGGGCATTTGTATGGGAAGCATGTCGTGGCTGCGATAAAGCGGGTTAGGAGTTTGGCTGGGAGAGGGGAAGGGGAGTATGATATGAGGGTTGTGATGGCGGGATTTGTTAGTGTGTTGAGTTTTAGGGAAATGTGTACTGTGTTGAAGGAGCAGAAGGGGTGGAGGCAAGTGAGGGATTTTTTCGGGTGGATGAAATTGCAG TTAAGCTACCGACCTAGTGTTATTGTCTACACAATTGTGATACGTATGTATGGCCAAGTCGGGAAAATAAAGCTTGCAGAAGAGACCTTCTTGGAGATGCTTGAATCAGGGTGCGAGCCTGATGAAGTTGCTTGTGGTACCATGCTCTGTGCATATGCTAGATGGGGACGTCACAAGGCTATGGAGTCATTTTACTCTGCTGTACGTGAACGAGGGATATCTCTTACCATTGCGGTTTACAATTTCATGCTTTCATCTCTGCAGAAAAAGTCACTCCATGTTAATGTCACAGAGTTGTGGAGGCAGATGGTTGATACGGGGGTAGTGCCAAATGAGTTTACTTATACAGTAGTAATAAGCTCATTTGTGAAACAAGGTCAAGCCGAGCAAGCCTTTGAAACTTACAGGGAGAtgataaaattaagttttatacCAGAGGAGGTAACTTACAGCCTCCTAATAAGTTTAAGTGCCAAAAGGGGTGACACGGATGAAACACTTAGACTATATAGGAGCATGAGATCACATGGCATAGTACCAAGTAATTTCACATGTGCATCACTTTTGGCCCTTCACTACAGAAACAGGGACTATTCTAGAGCTCTTTCCCTTTTTTTGGAAATGGGAAAGTATAAAATAGCTGCAGATGAGGTTATCTATGGCTTACTAATTAGGATATATGGGAAACTTGGTCTATACGAGGATGCTCAAAAAACTTTCCGAGAGATTAAGACACTGGGTTTACTTACTGATGAGAAAACATATATAACAATGACACAAGTCCATCTTAATTCAGGAAACTTTGAGGAAGCTTTGCGTATTATGGAAGAAATGCGTGCTAAAAACATATTGTTTTCAAGATTTGCTTTCATTGTCTTATTGCAATGCAATGTTATGAAAGAAGATGTAGCAGCTGCTGAGGGTACATTTCAAGCTCTGGCAAAGACTGGGATTCCTGATGCTCGTTCCTGTAAAGACATGCTCAGCTTGTATATGAAACTAAGTTTGATTGACAAGGCAAAAAGTTTTATTGTTCAGGTAAGGAAAGATGGGGTAAATTTCGATGAGGAGCTTCTAAAGACAGTCATTAAGTTATATTGCCAGGAGAATATGTTGAAGGATGCAGAACAGTTGATTGATGATTTAAATACAATTGAATCTTTTAGgaacaataaatttatacaaacaATTTCCCTGGTTATGCATGGTGAATCTGTATTGCCTGATGGTGATGATTCTTTTGAGCCCTTGGATGCACATGGTACAATGGCTTTTGGGATGATGCTTAGTTTGTATATGGCAGATGGCAATGGCAGTGGAATAGAAGAAAAACTCAAATTTCTGCTCAACACTCCTAATGGCTTGACAGTTGCTAGCCAActcatcatcaattttattaaagaag GAGACGCATCAAAAGCGGAATGCCTGCATGCCTTACTACTGAAGCTTGGTTACACCCCGGAGGATGTTGCAAGTGCATCTATGATAAGTTTGTATGGAAAGCAACGGAAGCTGAAACAAGCACAAGAAGTCTTTGCAGCAGTGGCAGATTCATCTAAAGCTAGAAAACTTTTATACAGTTCAATGATTGATGCGTATGCCAAGTGTGGAACATCAGAGGAAGCATACCTATTTTTCAGAGAAGAGACTGTAAAAGGCCATGATTTAGGTGCTGTAGCCATCAGCATGCTTGTGAATGTTTTGACTGACTGTG GTAAATATAGACTAGCAGAGAACGTTATTCGTGACTGCTTTCGTAATAATATGGAGCTTGATACTGTAGCGTACAATACCTTCATCAAAGCGATGCTAGATGCAG GTAGATTGCATTTTGCAGCTAGCATTTATGAGCACATGCTCTCTCTGGGCGTTGTTCCATCAATTCATACATATAACACCATGATCAG TGTGCATGGACGTGGTCGAAATCTGGATAAAGCCGTGGAGGTATTTAAGATGGCTCAAAGTAGGGGGGTGGCTTTGGATGAGAAAGCATACACTAATATGATATGCTATTATGGAAAAGCTG GTAAAAGTGATGAAGCATCCCTTCTATTTAGAAAAATGCGAGAAGAAGGAATAAAACCTGGGCAG GTGAGTTACAATATTATGATGAATGTGTATTCTACTGCAACACTTCATCATGAAGCAGAAGAGCTTTTTGAAACCATGCAAAGAGATGGTTGCTCACCAGACTCCTTCACTTACCTTGCCCTTATTCGAGCTTATACAAAGGGACTTAAATACTCTCAAGCAGAGGAAACTATAAGATTAATGAGGAAGAATGGAATATCCCCTTCCTGTGCTCACTTTAACCTCTTACTACACGCCTTTGCAAAAACGGGCAGGACAAAGGAAGCTGCAATGGTATTTGAAGAAATTTTAGGCGCTGGATTAATTCCTGAGCTTGCATGCTACAGAGCTTTACTTGGAGCTTACATGGACTATGGACACGTGGAAGAAGGCATCTCTTTCTATGAAAAGATTACTGGTTTAGTTGAACCAGACAGGTTTATTATGAGCGCAGCTGTTCATTTGTACCAGTCAGTTGGCATGGAACCTAAATCTGAAGACATTCTAAAGTCTATGAAGAGTTTGGGAATTTCTTTCCTCGATAATCTTGTAGTTGGATCAAAAGCTCAGAGTATCTAG